From one Candidatus Chlorobium masyuteum genomic stretch:
- the rpmD gene encoding 50S ribosomal protein L30, whose amino-acid sequence MSEKKIKITQVRSIIGGTKKQKATIKALGLGRPNYHVDRQDNPCTRGQIRVVQHLVKVEEV is encoded by the coding sequence ATGAGTGAGAAAAAAATAAAGATTACCCAGGTGCGCAGCATTATCGGTGGTACCAAAAAGCAGAAGGCTACCATCAAGGCACTTGGACTTGGCAGACCAAACTACCATGTAGACCGGCAGGATAATCCCTGCACAAGAGGACAGATCAGGGTTGTTCAGCACCTTGTGAAGGTTGAAGAAGTCTAA
- the rpsH gene encoding 30S ribosomal protein S8 — translation MPVTDSVADYITRIRNAGRAKNKTTDIPYSKLRENISQLLLEKGYIKNFTVITAEKFPFIRVDLKYTAQGDPAIKEITRVSKPGRRVYDGKDIKKYLGGLGLYILSSSKGVITDKEARVQGVGGEILFRIY, via the coding sequence ATGCCTGTAACGGATTCTGTAGCAGATTATATCACCCGGATCAGAAATGCGGGGAGAGCAAAAAATAAAACGACCGATATCCCGTATTCGAAGCTTAGAGAGAATATCTCGCAACTGCTTCTTGAAAAAGGATACATCAAGAACTTCACGGTTATTACCGCTGAAAAGTTTCCTTTTATCCGTGTTGACCTGAAGTACACTGCTCAAGGTGATCCGGCGATCAAGGAAATTACGAGGGTCAGCAAGCCGGGTCGTCGTGTCTATGACGGAAAGGATATCAAAAAATATCTTGGCGGTCTTGGACTCTACATCCTTTCATCATCGAAAGGTGTTATCACTGATAAAGAGGCTCGTGTACAGGGTGTTGGTGGTGAAATCCTGTTCCGTATCTATTAA
- the rplF gene encoding 50S ribosomal protein L6 — protein MSRIGKMPIPLSNQAKIEISESSVRVSGPKGALEQQLTDQVIVTQDGGIVTVQRIDESKKAKAQHGLYRQLISNMIDGVTKGFTRKLEISGVGYRAELKNDLLALTLGYSHMIYFKAPDEIKIEVPDQTTILISGIDKALVGQIAAKIRSFRKPEPYRGKGIKYEGEVIRRKEGKAAGK, from the coding sequence ATGTCAAGAATAGGAAAAATGCCAATACCCCTGAGCAATCAGGCGAAGATAGAGATCAGTGAGTCAAGCGTCAGGGTATCAGGACCGAAAGGTGCTCTTGAACAGCAGCTTACCGATCAGGTTATCGTTACACAGGATGGCGGTATTGTTACAGTTCAGCGCATTGATGAGAGCAAGAAGGCCAAGGCACAGCATGGTCTTTATCGCCAGCTGATCAGCAACATGATCGATGGTGTGACCAAAGGCTTTACGAGGAAGCTTGAAATATCAGGTGTAGGATACCGTGCGGAACTGAAGAACGATCTTCTTGCTCTCACACTTGGCTATTCACACATGATCTATTTCAAGGCTCCTGACGAGATCAAAATTGAGGTGCCGGATCAGACAACCATTCTTATCAGTGGTATTGATAAAGCTCTTGTAGGTCAGATTGCTGCCAAGATCCGCTCATTCAGGAAGCCGGAGCCATATCGCGGCAAGGGTATCAAGTATGAAGGGGAAGTGATTCGCCGCAAGGAAGGAAAGGCTGCAGGCAAGTAA
- the rplE gene encoding 50S ribosomal protein L5: MAQNKETTPEGSSLARLETFYKEKVTPKLIERFEYKNVMRVPRLKKISINIGVGEAASEPKLLEIAIQELAQITGQKPQVRKSRKAISNFKLREGQAIGCRVTLRRKAMYEFFDRFVSLAVPRIRDFRGLSDTSFDGRGNYTIGVREQIIFPEIDIDKVPRISGMDISFVTSAASDEEAYVLLSELGMPFKKKNN; the protein is encoded by the coding sequence ATGGCCCAGAACAAAGAGACGACACCGGAAGGATCTTCATTAGCAAGGCTTGAGACCTTCTACAAGGAAAAAGTTACTCCAAAGCTTATCGAGCGCTTTGAGTACAAGAATGTCATGAGAGTACCGAGGCTTAAAAAAATCTCAATCAACATCGGTGTTGGTGAAGCTGCCTCCGAGCCGAAGCTGCTCGAAATCGCTATCCAGGAGCTTGCCCAGATTACCGGACAGAAACCGCAGGTCCGTAAATCGAGAAAAGCAATATCCAACTTCAAGCTTCGTGAAGGACAGGCTATCGGATGCCGTGTTACACTTCGTCGTAAGGCCATGTATGAGTTCTTCGACCGTTTTGTCAGTCTTGCCGTTCCGAGGATCCGCGATTTCCGCGGTCTGAGCGATACCAGTTTTGATGGTCGTGGCAATTACACCATCGGTGTTCGCGAGCAGATTATTTTTCCGGAAATAGACATAGATAAAGTACCGAGAATATCCGGAATGGATATCAGCTTTGTCACTTCAGCCGCTTCAGACGAAGAGGCTTACGTGCTGCTTTCGGAACTTGGAATGCCATTCAAAAAGAAGAACAACTAA
- the rpsQ gene encoding 30S ribosomal protein S17 has product MEENKTGSASMEQNAAVRGRKKSWLGKVVSDKMDKAIVVVVERRVQHPVYKKYFKKTTRLMAHDEKNEAGIGDLVKVVECRPLSKRKSCRLVEIIEKAR; this is encoded by the coding sequence ATGGAAGAAAATAAAACAGGCAGTGCATCTATGGAACAGAATGCTGCGGTAAGGGGAAGAAAAAAGAGCTGGTTAGGCAAGGTTGTCAGTGACAAGATGGACAAGGCTATTGTCGTTGTTGTCGAGCGCAGGGTTCAGCATCCGGTTTACAAGAAATATTTCAAGAAAACCACCAGACTCATGGCTCATGATGAGAAGAATGAAGCTGGAATCGGTGATCTTGTAAAGGTTGTCGAGTGCCGTCCGCTCAGCAAGAGAAAGAGCTGCCGTTTGGTTGAGATTATCGAAAAAGCCAGGTAA
- the rplX gene encoding 50S ribosomal protein L24 yields MKTGIKKVKLHVRKNDTVVVISGNDKGKSGKILKVYPLKTRVIVEGVNIRKRHTRPTQSNPQGAIIEREFPIHASNVKKS; encoded by the coding sequence ATGAAAACAGGGATTAAAAAGGTTAAGCTGCATGTCAGAAAGAACGACACAGTCGTCGTTATCAGCGGCAACGATAAAGGAAAGAGCGGAAAGATTCTGAAAGTTTACCCGTTGAAAACCCGTGTGATTGTTGAAGGGGTAAATATCCGCAAGCGCCATACGCGTCCGACCCAGTCAAACCCGCAGGGTGCAATTATCGAGAGAGAGTTTCCGATTCATGCTTCCAACGTGAAGAAAAGTTAA
- the rpsN gene encoding 30S ribosomal protein S14 yields the protein MAKKSVIARNEKRKRLVEKYAVLREELLKAGDYEALRKLPRDSSATRVRNRCVLTGRGRGVYEKYGLCRHMFRKFALEGKLPGVKKASW from the coding sequence ATGGCCAAGAAAAGCGTTATAGCAAGGAACGAAAAGAGGAAAAGGCTTGTGGAGAAGTATGCTGTTCTTCGTGAAGAGCTGCTGAAAGCCGGTGATTACGAAGCTCTTCGCAAACTGCCGAGAGACAGTTCTGCTACCAGGGTTCGTAACCGTTGTGTGCTTACCGGCCGTGGAAGAGGTGTATATGAGAAGTATGGATTGTGCCGGCATATGTTCCGCAAGTTCGCTCTTGAAGGAAAGCTGCCGGGTGTTAAAAAAGCAAGCTGGTAA
- the rpsE gene encoding 30S ribosomal protein S5, with product MAKTSAKSIRPGELNLKEKLVHINRTAKVVKGGKRFGFNAIVVVGDKEGHVGYGLGKANEVQDAIAKGVEDGKKNVIKVPIVKGTIPHQIIAKYGSAKVLMKPATPGTGLIAGGAVRAVLEMAGIHDILTKSLGSSNPHNVVKAAILGLQSISDAYDVGERRSKSLKEVFES from the coding sequence ATGGCGAAAACATCTGCTAAGAGTATCAGACCCGGTGAGTTAAATCTGAAAGAGAAGCTGGTACATATCAACAGGACTGCAAAAGTTGTGAAAGGCGGTAAACGCTTCGGATTCAATGCAATTGTTGTCGTTGGTGATAAAGAGGGACATGTAGGCTACGGGCTTGGAAAGGCTAATGAAGTTCAGGATGCAATTGCAAAAGGTGTTGAGGATGGCAAGAAAAATGTCATCAAGGTGCCGATTGTCAAGGGAACAATACCTCATCAGATCATTGCCAAGTACGGATCTGCCAAGGTACTCATGAAGCCGGCAACACCCGGTACCGGTCTTATTGCCGGTGGAGCAGTAAGAGCTGTTCTTGAAATGGCTGGTATCCATGATATTCTGACCAAATCGCTTGGTTCATCGAACCCCCACAACGTGGTTAAAGCAGCAATCCTGGGCTTGCAGAGTATATCTGATGCTTATGATGTTGGAGAGAGACGGTCAAAGAGCCTGAAAGAGGTTTTTGAAAGCTAA
- the rpmC gene encoding 50S ribosomal protein L29, with protein MKKYEIAALGKQELVDRIKELEDRVADINFYKVIEQPQNPMVFRNSKRDIARMKTRLHQLASAEAVKG; from the coding sequence ATGAAAAAGTATGAAATTGCGGCATTAGGCAAGCAGGAGCTGGTCGACAGGATCAAAGAGCTTGAAGACCGGGTCGCTGATATCAATTTTTATAAGGTTATTGAGCAGCCGCAGAATCCGATGGTTTTCCGCAATTCCAAGCGGGATATTGCGCGCATGAAAACCCGGCTTCATCAACTCGCATCCGCTGAAGCGGTCAAGGGTTGA
- the rplN gene encoding 50S ribosomal protein L14 — translation MIQKETNLVVADNSGAKKVRCIHVFGGTGRRYASLGDQIIVSVKAAVPGGVVKKKDVCKAVVVRCVKEQRRKDGSYIRFDENAVVLLNAQGEPRGTRIFGPVARELRDRKYMKIVSLAPEVL, via the coding sequence ATGATCCAGAAAGAAACAAATCTGGTTGTTGCCGATAACAGCGGAGCCAAGAAGGTTCGTTGCATTCATGTATTCGGCGGAACCGGGAGGCGATATGCCTCATTGGGTGATCAGATTATCGTATCGGTCAAAGCAGCTGTGCCTGGTGGTGTAGTTAAAAAGAAAGATGTCTGCAAGGCTGTTGTCGTACGCTGCGTCAAGGAACAGAGAAGAAAGGATGGATCGTATATCCGTTTTGACGAAAATGCTGTTGTTCTTCTCAATGCGCAGGGGGAGCCAAGAGGTACCCGTATCTTCGGACCTGTTGCAAGAGAGCTTCGCGACAGAAAGTATATGAAGATCGTTTCGCTGGCACCAGAGGTTCTCTGA
- the rplR gene encoding 50S ribosomal protein L18, giving the protein MSQIDKASRRQKIKDRSRSSVQGSQAKPRLCVYRSLSQIYAQLIDDVNGKTLVAVSTLSKENKELQGSKSDRCRTIGKQIGEKALAAGITNVVFDRNGFRYHGRVKALADGAREAGLIF; this is encoded by the coding sequence ATGAGTCAAATCGATAAAGCCTCCCGGAGGCAGAAAATCAAGGACAGAAGCAGAAGCAGTGTCCAGGGATCACAGGCAAAGCCGAGACTTTGTGTCTACCGTAGCCTTTCCCAGATATACGCACAGTTGATAGACGATGTGAACGGCAAAACCCTGGTGGCCGTTTCAACCTTGTCGAAGGAGAACAAAGAGTTGCAGGGCTCCAAGTCTGACCGCTGCCGCACCATCGGAAAGCAGATCGGAGAGAAAGCGCTCGCAGCAGGAATAACAAATGTAGTGTTTGACAGGAATGGTTTTCGTTATCACGGCAGAGTCAAAGCGTTGGCTGATGGTGCGAGAGAAGCAGGACTGATCTTTTAA
- the rplO gene encoding 50S ribosomal protein L15 produces MDLSSLRPAKGGAVKATKRVGRGQGSGNGTTAGKGNKGQQARSGYKRPIMEGGQVPVYRRLPKFGFTPIDRKPVSTVNLTQINKWIEDGLIEKEITVLDLKALLHASNADYFKILGNGELTSAVTITAHAFSKSAEEKITAAGGKAVKAFRTLEEASKVRDLSVEDALLKPKAKLVKRAKKSTKP; encoded by the coding sequence ATGGATTTAAGCTCACTTCGTCCAGCAAAAGGTGGCGCTGTTAAAGCAACTAAACGTGTCGGCCGCGGTCAGGGTTCAGGTAATGGAACTACAGCGGGCAAAGGTAACAAGGGTCAGCAGGCCAGAAGCGGCTACAAAAGACCGATTATGGAGGGTGGACAGGTACCTGTCTATCGCAGGCTGCCTAAATTCGGCTTCACACCGATAGACAGAAAGCCGGTCAGTACGGTCAATCTTACCCAGATTAATAAATGGATTGAAGACGGTCTCATCGAAAAAGAGATTACCGTCCTTGATCTCAAGGCACTTCTTCATGCCAGCAACGCAGATTATTTCAAGATTCTCGGAAATGGAGAACTGACCAGTGCTGTTACTATCACTGCACATGCTTTCAGCAAAAGTGCAGAGGAAAAAATAACGGCCGCCGGCGGTAAAGCGGTAAAGGCATTCCGTACCCTTGAAGAAGCATCAAAAGTCAGGGATCTTTCGGTAGAAGATGCCCTCTTGAAACCAAAGGCTAAGCTGGTCAAGAGAGCCAAAAAATCCACAAAGCCCTGA